In Ogataea parapolymorpha DL-1 chromosome I, whole genome shotgun sequence, the following are encoded in one genomic region:
- a CDS encoding putative membrane protein, with amino-acid sequence MVGHESESKRSRVRRACTYCRFRRIKCDGEQPCFHCRRRTQLCEYSTEIGSSLPRKSPLDHNVDRRKPTQDDYIRYLENRIQNLENSLMNKLPTNAQSSNKTIESNILSLDGRRTGRVTRHDAILANKLGKSLFFELHPSEREGLSIPRLQFYGWNMSGGHYLNQMPLAVQPLILNPSKQSDLCAWLLDFFFHKVNPLFCMIHEPVFMDQYHKYVNDLIMAADTKAAKLFNAILYLIFAIAIRFSENHPERPNRISIELKPGMEEDLFHSAYETVSKLSFEWQSLELIQSWVLITFYLRAAHRQTSSYTSLGSAIRMCKGMLLNIEINTKANRDQVYEEIKAKRMFWLVYTWDRLYSWQSGRQCEIQDESINMEFPPLDGTSCSDGWLQKPALSMIYLGRYSGRLQQHAFGNKSVDETFLKNIAAELSQFKNWCDSDMSCDEFDRLLLDQVYLTYHDIYLSLYNKQLLALIDCHSCVEWCSSDVFLLKEQSKQTLDIFENMRSKAELEVPWWMNLSLMFNISLISVILIYSGIQTEEFANNFRRAISLLKAIKGKASMSTECVWAIKTLNHMCFLRMQKAANTLAQIGIDHGPSTVNEYRFLEFEHVGRGPNDDIIASSPTGSLPGIKSSSMLDNEIDANECLNWFDPWLEEVF; translated from the coding sequence ATGGTTGGCCACGAGAGTGAATCCAAAAGATCGAGAGTTAGGAGGGCTTGCACATACTGCAGGTTTCGGAGAATCAAATGTGATGGCGAACAACCTTGTTTTCACTGCAGACGTCGTACTCAGCTTTGCGAATACTCTACTGAAATAGGAAGCAGCTTACCGAGAAAAAGCCCCTTAGATCACAACGTTGACCGCCGAAAACCAACCCAGGATGATTATATTCGTTATTTGGAGAACAGGATCCAAAATCTCGAGAATAGCTTAATGAATAAACTCCCAACAAATGCACAAAGTAGTAATAAAACGATTGAGAGCAACATTTTGTCATTGGATGGAAGGAGAACCGGAAGAGTCACAAGACACGATGCAATTCTAGCTAACAAGTTAGGAAAGTCTCTTTTCTTCGAATTACATCCCAGCGAACGTGAAGGCCTTTCCATTCCTCGCCTACAATTTTATGGATGGAACATGTCAGGAGGCCACTATCTTAATCAAATGCCACTTGCAGTGCAGCCGCTCATCTTGAATCCTAGTAAACAATCAGATCTCTGTGCCTGGCTATTAGACTTTTTCTTCCATAAGGTAAATCCCCTATTTTGCATGATTCACGAGCCTGTATTTATGGACCAATACCATAAGTATGTTAATGATCTGATAATGGCAGCAGACACAAAAGCTGCCAAGCTATTCAATGCAATCCTCTATTTGATATTTGCAATAGCCATCAGATTTTCGGAAAATCATCCAGAAAGACCAAATAGGATTTCAATAGAACTCAAACCTGGAATGGAGGAAGATTTGTTTCACTCAGCATATGAAACCGTGTCAAAATTAAGTTTTGAGTGGCAGTCCCTTGAATTAATTCAATCGTGGGTTTTGATAACATTCTATTTAAGAGCAGCGCACCGTCAAACTTCATCATATACTTCATTGGGATCTGCTATTAGAATGTGTAAAGGAATGTTGCTCAACATTGAGATAAACACCAAGGCAAACAGGGACCAAGTGTATGAAGAAATTAAAGCCAAAAGGATGTTTTGGTTAGTTTATACTTGGGACAGATTGTACTCTTGGCAAAGCGGAAGACAGTGTGAAATCCAAGACGAGTCCATCAATATGGAATTTCCCCCATTAGATGGAACTTCATGTAGTGATGGATGGTTGCAGAAGCCAGCACTTTCAATGATTTACTTAGGGAGATATTCAGGCAGACTACAACAACATGCTTTTGGAAACAAGAGTGTCGATGAAactttcttgaaaaatattgcAGCTGAGCTCTCACAGTTTAAGAACTGGTGTGACTCAGATATGTCCTGCGATGAATTTGATCGGCTGTTGTTGGATCAAGTATACTTAACTTATCATGACATATATTTGTCACTTTACAATAAGCAACTCTTAGCATTAATTGACTGCCATTCCTGCGTTGAGTGGTGCTCCTCCGATGTTTTTCTCCTGAAAGAGCAAAGCAAACAGACGCTTGATATCTTTGAAAACATGAGGAGCAAGGCAGAACTGGAAGTTCCGTGGTGGATGAATTTGTCTCTTATGTTCAACATTTCTCTAATAAGCGTTATTTTAATATACTCTGGTATTCAAACCGAGGAATTTGCAAATAACTTCAGGAGAGCAATCAGCTTGCTAAAAGCAATCAAAGGAAAAGCATCGATGTCTACAGAGTGTGTGTGGGCGATCAAAACTTTGAACCATATGTGTTTTTTGAGAATGCAAAAGGCAGCTAATACTTTGGCCCAAATTGGAATTGATCACGGCCCAAGTACAGTGAATGAATATCGGTTCTTAGAATTTGAGCAtgttggacgaggaccTAATGATGATATCATTGCCAGCTCCCCAACTGGTAGCTTGCCTGGGATTAAATCGTCCAGCATGCTAGACAACGAAATTGATGCTAATGAATGTCTAAACTGGTTTGATCCTTGGTTGGAGGAAGTGTTTTGA
- a CDS encoding General control protein GCN4 yields the protein MLLGESVFSAFAEPPSAKPVDLDELLFDTRGSHFDDHNADQALRSNTGLTISPFEIHSSVIDSIFEDPDAQAAPMFEPREDSSSWEPLFKEEDDLIQLAVESTPAIKEEILPKTSVTSPLTDMEESTRSASCTSEASTPKKDRFGCTPYTRKKRALPLEPVVPEGADAVAIKRAKNTEAARRSRARKMERMSQLEDKCESLMQENESLRSEVARLKDLLQRSS from the coding sequence ATGTTGTTAGGAGAATCAGTTTTCAGTGCTTTTGCAGAGCCCCCATCGGCTAAACCAGTCGACCTCGATGAATTGCTCTTCGATACGAGGGGTTCTCATTTTGATGATCACAATGCTGATCAGGCTCTACGTTCCAATACGGGCCTTACGATTTCACCTTTTGAAATCCATTCCTCTGTTATCGATTCCATTTTTGAGGATCCAGAtgctcaagcagctccaaTGTTCGAGCCAAGAGAGGATTCTTCCTCTTGGGAGCCACTTTTCAAGGAAGAAGATGATCTCATCCAGTTAGCTGTCGAGTCCACTCCTGCTATTAAAGAGGAGATTTTGCCTAAGACATCGGTGACCTCACCTTTGACAGACATGGAAGAGTCTACCCGTTCGGCTTCTTGTACTAGCGAGGCTTCCACGCCTAAGAAAGATCGCTTTGGATGTACTCCTTACACTAGAAAGAAGAGGGCTCTTCCACTAGAACCTGTTGTTCCTGAAGGTGCTGATGCTGTCGCTATCAAGAGGGCTAAGAACACTGAAGCTGCTAGAAGGTCTCGTGCTCGTAAAATGGAAAGAATGTCTCAGCTTGAGGATAAGTGTGAGTCGTTGATGCAAGAAAACGAGTCTTTGAGATCAGAAGTTGCTCGTCTCAAGGATCTTCTGCAGCGGTCTTCGTAA